The following proteins are co-located in the Manihot esculenta cultivar AM560-2 chromosome 7, M.esculenta_v8, whole genome shotgun sequence genome:
- the LOC110619660 gene encoding probable aquaporin PIP-type 7a — protein MEGKEEDVTLGANKYRETQPIGTAAQSQDDKDYTEPPPAPLFEPSELTSWSFYRAGIAEFIATFLFLYISVLTVMGVVKAPTKCSTVGIQGIAWAFGGMIFALVYCTAGISGGHINPAVTFGLFLARKLSLTRALYYMVMQCLGAICGAGVVKGFEGRQRYTILGGGANSVNSGYTKGDGLGAEIVGTFVLVYTVFSATDAKRNARDSHVPILAPLPIGFAVFLVHLATIPITGTGINPARSLGAAIIFNKDKGWDDHWIFWVGPFIGAALAALYHQVVIRAIPFKK, from the exons ATGGAGggcaaggaagaagatgttACATTGGGAGCTAACAAGTATAGGGAGACGCAGCCCATTGGTACGGCGGCTCAGAGCCAAGATGACAAGGATTATACTGAGCCACCACCGGCTCCGCTGTTTGAGCCGTCTGAGCTCACTTCTTGGTCCTTTTACAGAGCTGGTATTGCAGAGTTTATTGCCACTTTCTTGTTCTTGTACATCTCTGTTTTGACTGTTATGGGTGTCGTTAAGGCACCCACCAAGTGTTCGACTGTTGGGATTCAAGGGATTGCTTGGGCCTTTGGTGGCATGATCTTCGCTCTTGTCTACTGCACTGCTGGCATTTCAG GAGGTCACATAAACCCGGCGGTGACATTTGGGCTGTTTTTGGCTAGGAAACTGTCGTTGACAAGGGCTTTGTACTACATGGTGATGCAGTGCCTTGGAGCCATATGCGGTGCTGGTGTGGTGAAAGGATTTGAAGGGCGTCAACGGTATACTATATTGGGTGGTGGAGCCAATAGTGTGAACTCAGGTTACACCAAAGGTGATGGCCTTGGTGCTGAAATTGTTGGCACCTTTGTTCTTGTCTACACTGTCTTCTCTGCCACTGATGCCAAACGTAATGCCAGAGACTCCCATGTTCCT ATTTTGGCACCTTTGCCAATTGGGTTCGCTGTGTTCTTGGTGCACTTGGCTACCATCCCAATTACAGGAACTGGAATCAACCCAGCTCGCAGTCTTGGTGCAGCAATCATCTTCAACAAGGACAAGGGCTGGGATGATCAT TGGATTTTCTGGGTGGGTCCATTCATTGGAGCAGCACTTGCAGCTCTGTACCACCAAGTTGTTATCAGAGCCATTCCTTTCAAGAAGTGA